The Thermosynechococcus sp. genome has a segment encoding these proteins:
- a CDS encoding YggS family pyridoxal phosphate-dependent enzyme, which yields MLSPAEIRDRASHLKSTLPPQVRLIAVSKFMPAAAIRAAYEAGIRDFGESRVQEAASKRAELADLTDITWHLIGHLQTNKVRQALQLFDWIHTIDRWKLAERIDTLLKEMGAASPRCLLQVKLRPDPQKYGWERSAAGRPALPQLDALSHLRCCGLMTILPLGLPPSEQLQVFQELRAWGEELSTKPWQQLQWQEYSMGMTQDYPLAVQAGATMVRIGTAIFGDRQSALAIRQE from the coding sequence GTGTTATCCCCTGCTGAAATTCGCGATCGCGCCAGCCACCTCAAATCAACGCTGCCCCCCCAGGTCCGCCTGATTGCCGTCAGCAAGTTTATGCCAGCGGCGGCGATTCGTGCTGCCTATGAGGCCGGCATTCGGGATTTTGGCGAAAGTCGCGTGCAGGAAGCTGCCAGCAAACGCGCTGAATTGGCCGACCTCACGGATATTACATGGCACCTGATTGGCCATTTACAAACCAATAAAGTGCGGCAGGCGCTGCAACTCTTTGACTGGATCCACACCATTGACCGCTGGAAGTTGGCCGAGCGGATCGATACCCTCCTCAAGGAGATGGGGGCAGCCAGTCCCCGCTGTCTTTTGCAGGTGAAGCTCCGCCCCGACCCCCAAAAATACGGCTGGGAAAGATCGGCAGCTGGCAGGCCAGCCCTCCCCCAACTCGATGCTCTCTCCCATCTGCGCTGTTGTGGTCTGATGACCATTCTGCCCTTGGGGCTGCCCCCCTCAGAACAGTTACAAGTATTTCAGGAATTGCGGGCTTGGGGTGAGGAACTGAGCACAAAACCCTGGCAGCAACTCCAGTGGCAGGAGTATTCGATGGGGATGACCCAAGACTATCCCCTGGCGGTGCAGGCCGGCGCAACGATGGTGCGCATTGGTACGGCTATTTTTGGCGATCGCCAATCGGCGTTAGCAATTCGGCAGGAGTAA
- a CDS encoding DNA double-strand break repair nuclease NurA gives MALDWAKAQLLNVTVVGVDGSQIVPTEEIHLPVGVVQAGWFLNPHSPDSYDVNYVKDVVLELITPAELQQAEQRLRQPQTYRFQERYIHLRRFQLELKTLQQRMAEVKGSALLLFDGSFVATFAESYAPEWQSEYVNAVCKTLSASKECSIPVVAYIDQSKARDVVTLLAHLQRLEPNPYLSDAQLFNSVLTEWGDRSPLFICDRGGILESYGHWAHGIGFCYLKAHQGYPVRLEFPLWIYDAGLLPSVISWVCGELITGQGYPYALETADQVAVLQGSDRQAFLKQLQVWAEDTGIKLHFNRKWVSKQQRR, from the coding sequence ATGGCTTTGGATTGGGCCAAGGCACAATTGCTGAATGTTACTGTTGTTGGTGTAGATGGTTCCCAGATTGTGCCAACGGAAGAGATCCACTTGCCAGTGGGCGTCGTGCAGGCAGGTTGGTTTCTTAACCCCCATTCCCCTGATTCTTATGATGTAAATTATGTAAAGGATGTGGTTCTTGAGCTGATTACGCCGGCGGAACTCCAGCAAGCAGAACAACGGCTGAGACAACCCCAAACTTATCGTTTTCAAGAACGCTATATTCATCTGCGTCGCTTTCAACTGGAGTTAAAGACCCTGCAGCAACGGATGGCCGAGGTCAAGGGGTCTGCCTTGCTATTGTTTGATGGTTCTTTTGTGGCCACCTTCGCAGAGTCCTATGCCCCTGAATGGCAAAGCGAGTATGTGAATGCTGTGTGTAAAACCCTGAGCGCAAGCAAGGAATGCTCCATTCCTGTGGTTGCCTATATTGATCAGTCAAAGGCACGGGATGTGGTTACCCTCCTAGCCCATCTTCAGCGTTTAGAACCCAATCCTTATCTTTCAGATGCGCAATTATTTAATTCAGTGTTAACCGAGTGGGGCGATCGCTCCCCCCTGTTTATCTGCGATCGCGGTGGCATTCTTGAGAGTTATGGTCATTGGGCACACGGGATTGGCTTTTGCTATCTCAAGGCCCATCAAGGGTATCCGGTGCGCCTCGAATTTCCCCTGTGGATCTACGACGCGGGACTGCTGCCGTCGGTGATTTCTTGGGTTTGTGGGGAACTCATTACCGGTCAAGGCTATCCCTATGCCCTAGAAACGGCGGATCAAGTGGCCGTTCTCCAGGGGAGCGATCGCCAGGCGTTCCTCAAGCAATTACAAGTCTGGGCAGAGGACACGGGCATTAAACTGCACTTTAACCGTAAGTGGGTGAGTAAACAGCAGCGGCGTTAA
- the dxr gene encoding 1-deoxy-D-xylulose-5-phosphate reductoisomerase, translating into MKALNLLGSTGSIGTQTLDIVAQYPDRFRVVGLAAGRNLGRLIPQIRQFQPEIVSIADPEQLPELEAALADLPQKPQLVAGEAGIAAVAAYGDAEVVVTGIVGCAGLVPTIAAIKAGKDIALANKETLIAGGPVVLPLLQEYGVKLLPADSEHSAIFQCLQGVPEGGLRKIILTASGGAFRDWPVEKLAQVTVADALKHPNWSMGPKITVDSATLMNKGLEVIEAHYLFGMDYDNIEIVIHPQSIIHSLIELQDTSVLAQLGWPDMRLPLLYALAWPERIPTNWSPLDLVKAGDLTFRSPDHQKYPCMGLAYAAGRAGGAMPAVLNAANEQAVALFIAEAISFLEIPRLIEMACDRYSAQNITNPTLEDILAADRWARQTVQELAQRGVSPMVAL; encoded by the coding sequence GTGAAGGCACTCAATCTCCTCGGCTCCACTGGCTCTATTGGTACGCAAACCCTTGACATTGTTGCCCAATATCCCGATCGCTTTCGCGTGGTTGGCCTTGCTGCTGGGCGCAACCTAGGGCGACTGATTCCCCAAATTCGCCAATTTCAGCCGGAGATTGTCAGTATTGCCGATCCTGAACAACTGCCGGAGCTAGAGGCGGCATTGGCTGATCTGCCCCAAAAACCACAACTAGTGGCAGGTGAAGCGGGTATTGCAGCGGTGGCCGCCTATGGAGATGCCGAGGTTGTCGTCACGGGCATTGTCGGCTGTGCCGGTCTGGTGCCGACGATCGCCGCCATTAAAGCGGGCAAGGATATTGCCTTAGCCAATAAGGAAACCCTGATTGCCGGTGGCCCGGTGGTCTTGCCGTTGCTTCAGGAGTACGGTGTCAAGCTGCTGCCTGCTGATTCTGAGCACTCCGCTATTTTTCAGTGTTTGCAGGGGGTGCCCGAAGGCGGACTGCGGAAAATCATTCTCACAGCCTCAGGAGGCGCCTTTCGCGATTGGCCAGTGGAGAAACTCGCCCAGGTGACGGTGGCCGATGCCCTCAAACATCCCAACTGGTCGATGGGGCCAAAAATTACCGTGGACTCGGCAACCTTGATGAATAAAGGCCTAGAGGTGATTGAGGCCCATTACCTCTTTGGCATGGACTACGACAATATCGAGATTGTCATCCATCCCCAAAGTATTATTCACTCCCTGATTGAGTTGCAGGATACCTCCGTGCTGGCGCAGTTGGGCTGGCCGGACATGCGCTTGCCCCTGTTATATGCCCTCGCCTGGCCCGAGCGCATCCCCACCAATTGGTCGCCCTTAGACTTAGTGAAGGCGGGGGATTTGACCTTCCGATCGCCCGATCACCAAAAGTATCCCTGTATGGGATTGGCCTATGCGGCTGGTCGTGCTGGCGGGGCCATGCCGGCAGTCCTCAACGCCGCCAACGAACAGGCGGTAGCCCTCTTTATTGCCGAGGCGATTTCATTCCTTGAGATTCCCCGCCTCATTGAGATGGCCTGCGATCGCTACTCTGCGCAAAACATCACTAACCCCACCCTAGAGGATATTTTGGCCGCCGATCGCTGGGCGCGGCAGACGGTGCAGGAGTTAGCCCAACGGGGCGTCAGCCCCATGGTTGCCCTTTAG
- a CDS encoding 4-hydroxy-3-methylbut-2-enyl diphosphate reductase has translation MDTRAFKRSLHSSENYHRKGFGHGEAVNQQLQGEYQSSLIQQIRANGYRWQQGDVTIRLAEAFGFCWGVERAVALAYETRTHFPTERIWITNEIIHNPSVNERLRQMAVEFIPVVNGVKDFSQVRPGDVVILPAFGASVQEMQLLNERGCTIVDTTCPWVSKVWHSVEKHKKVSFTSIIHGKYNHEETIATSSFAGTYLIVLNLEEARYVCDYIRQGGDRAAFIAKFAKACSPGFDPDRDLVRVGIANQTTMLKGETEQIGKLFEHTMIQKYGPDRLNEHFMSFNTICDATQERQDAMLNLVKEPLDLMVVIGGYNSSNTTHLQEIAIEHGIPSYHIDSADRIGPGNRIEHKPLHQNPTVAENWLPDRPLTIGITSGASTPDKVVEEVLNKIFALRSVATVS, from the coding sequence ATGGATACCCGCGCATTCAAGCGATCGCTACATAGTTCCGAAAACTACCACCGCAAGGGCTTTGGCCACGGCGAGGCAGTGAACCAGCAGCTCCAAGGGGAGTATCAAAGTTCTCTGATTCAGCAAATCCGCGCCAATGGCTACCGCTGGCAGCAGGGGGATGTGACGATTCGCTTGGCGGAGGCCTTTGGCTTTTGTTGGGGGGTTGAACGGGCCGTTGCCCTGGCCTATGAAACCCGCACCCACTTTCCTACAGAGCGCATTTGGATCACCAATGAAATTATCCATAACCCCTCCGTGAATGAGCGCCTACGGCAAATGGCCGTGGAATTTATCCCCGTTGTGAATGGAGTAAAGGACTTTAGTCAGGTGCGCCCAGGGGATGTGGTGATTTTACCGGCCTTTGGTGCCAGTGTCCAAGAAATGCAACTACTCAATGAGCGCGGCTGCACGATTGTGGATACCACCTGCCCATGGGTCTCGAAGGTGTGGCACAGTGTGGAGAAGCACAAAAAGGTGAGTTTCACCTCGATCATTCACGGTAAATACAACCACGAGGAAACCATTGCCACCAGTTCCTTTGCCGGCACGTATCTGATTGTGCTCAACCTAGAGGAAGCCCGCTATGTCTGCGATTACATCCGCCAGGGGGGCGATCGCGCCGCATTTATCGCCAAGTTTGCCAAGGCCTGTTCCCCTGGCTTTGACCCCGATCGCGATCTAGTGCGGGTTGGCATTGCCAACCAAACAACGATGCTCAAGGGGGAAACAGAGCAAATCGGCAAACTCTTTGAGCACACGATGATCCAAAAATACGGGCCCGATCGCCTCAATGAACACTTTATGAGCTTCAATACGATTTGCGATGCCACCCAGGAACGCCAAGATGCGATGCTGAATTTGGTCAAGGAACCCTTGGATCTAATGGTGGTAATAGGTGGCTACAACTCCTCAAATACCACCCACCTCCAAGAAATTGCCATTGAGCATGGAATTCCTTCCTACCACATTGATTCTGCCGATCGCATTGGGCCGGGAAATCGCATTGAGCACAAGCCCCTACATCAGAATCCCACCGTGGCTGAAAACTGGCTGCCCGATCGCCCGCTCACGATTGGCATTACCTCCGGTGCCTCCACCCCCGATAAGGTGGTTGAGGAGGTTCTCAATAAAATTTTTGCCCTGCGGTCTGTGGCAACGGTGTCCTAG
- the rlmB gene encoding 23S rRNA (guanosine(2251)-2'-O)-methyltransferase RlmB has product MTEKPRPRQKNRPTTTRPPRPQRRTPAKPTQKAPPTAPVEDAPELLYGRHAVLSALESGRPCNRIWVIPSLRYDPRFHQRLNEAKQQGAIIDTVTPERLDQLCQRGRHQGIAIQVAAYNYWSLEDLLAKAATVNQPVLLAADGITDPQNLGAMIRTAEALGMQGVIIPQRRAVGITATVAKAAAGALEYLPVARVINLNQALETLKAAGYWIYGLSERGAVPLPKITFDRPTVFVVGSEGEGISLQTQKHCDEIVAIPLAGRTNSLNASVAVGIALYEISCQRSPAWDLTQGRQG; this is encoded by the coding sequence ATGACCGAGAAACCTCGTCCCCGCCAAAAAAATCGCCCGACAACGACCCGCCCTCCTCGCCCCCAGCGACGCACTCCAGCCAAACCAACTCAGAAGGCACCCCCAACTGCCCCGGTGGAGGATGCCCCCGAACTCCTCTATGGTCGCCATGCGGTGCTCTCAGCCCTTGAAAGTGGCCGTCCCTGCAACCGTATTTGGGTGATTCCTTCGCTGCGCTACGATCCGCGTTTTCATCAACGCTTGAATGAGGCCAAACAGCAGGGAGCAATTATTGATACCGTCACTCCGGAGCGCCTCGATCAACTCTGCCAGCGGGGACGACATCAGGGGATCGCCATTCAGGTGGCTGCCTATAACTATTGGTCCCTTGAGGATCTGTTGGCCAAGGCTGCAACCGTAAATCAACCGGTGCTATTGGCTGCTGATGGCATTACGGATCCGCAAAATCTTGGTGCCATGATCCGCACTGCAGAGGCCCTAGGGATGCAGGGGGTGATTATTCCCCAACGACGGGCAGTGGGTATTACCGCAACCGTGGCCAAAGCAGCCGCAGGCGCCTTGGAGTATTTACCGGTGGCACGGGTGATCAACCTCAACCAAGCCCTTGAAACCCTGAAGGCAGCGGGCTATTGGATCTATGGCCTCTCGGAGCGCGGCGCTGTGCCCCTACCGAAAATCACCTTTGATCGCCCCACCGTTTTTGTGGTTGGCAGTGAAGGGGAAGGGATTAGCCTGCAAACGCAAAAGCATTGCGATGAAATTGTCGCCATTCCCTTGGCAGGGCGCACTAATAGCCTCAATGCCTCAGTGGCAGTGGGGATTGCCCTCTACGAGATCAGTTGTCAGCGATCGCCCGCTTGGGATCTGACCCAGGGACGACAGGGCTAG
- a CDS encoding META domain-containing protein, producing MDTVFIEFDPNGQQATGFSGCNHFTSGYSVNAQQLRFSAVATTRRACMGPWAQRIEMSFLQNLAQTNRYRIEGNTLTFYDGDRPLAMFQRTP from the coding sequence ATGGATACCGTCTTTATTGAGTTTGATCCCAATGGCCAGCAAGCAACAGGTTTCAGTGGCTGTAATCACTTTACCAGTGGCTACAGTGTCAATGCCCAGCAATTGCGGTTTTCAGCAGTTGCGACAACGCGGCGCGCCTGTATGGGTCCATGGGCACAAAGGATAGAGATGTCGTTTTTGCAGAACCTGGCGCAAACGAACCGCTACCGCATTGAGGGAAATACATTGACGTTCTATGATGGCGATCGCCCCCTTGCGATGTTTCAGCGAACACCCTAG
- a CDS encoding glycoside hydrolase family 3 N-terminal domain-containing protein, translating into MTFIPPLSDLSLRSQVAQMVVVRASGYLYDRQIEYPAWEPPQNTLKHWIKDWGVGGVILLGGSAVEVAERCQQLQSWATIPLLLAADIEEGVGQRFSGATQFPPPAALRAIAKKNPQRAVELARAMGAHTAAEALAIGLNWVLAPVVDVNNNPANPVINVRAFGEEPDIVSALATAFIQGARTHPVLTTAKHFPGHGDTATDSHLELPVLPHDRDRLQAIEWPPFTAAIAAGVDAVMSAHVHLPALDAERPATLSPPILTGILRQEMGFRGLIVTDALVMGAIANAYGTAEAAVKAVEAGADILLMPADPPAAIEAVVAAVESGRIPSERIQAAVARIQAAKDRLQPLALQLDYFQTTPAVEVATTIAQESLERAGPALPAVTSGVNCLIVDDALQASFLSRTSPALTLPPTWGFSQRLVIDQQTPLTMIEALPKAPTLVQVFSRGNPFRGKAGLSAPAIATLEQLQTQNQLAGLVVYGSPYAYREITQWLHLEVPRVFSYGHYSIAQGLALAYLLKVS; encoded by the coding sequence ATGACATTTATTCCCCCTCTTTCTGATCTTTCCCTGCGCTCACAGGTGGCGCAAATGGTGGTTGTGCGAGCCAGTGGTTATCTTTACGATCGCCAGATTGAATATCCCGCTTGGGAACCACCTCAAAATACCCTAAAACACTGGATTAAAGACTGGGGAGTAGGGGGGGTGATTCTCTTGGGGGGCAGTGCCGTCGAAGTGGCAGAACGCTGTCAGCAGCTTCAATCTTGGGCGACGATTCCACTATTACTTGCAGCGGATATTGAGGAGGGGGTCGGCCAACGCTTCAGTGGTGCGACGCAATTTCCGCCGCCGGCGGCTTTGAGAGCGATTGCCAAAAAGAATCCACAACGGGCGGTTGAGCTTGCTAGGGCAATGGGAGCCCACACCGCAGCTGAGGCTTTAGCCATTGGGTTAAATTGGGTGCTTGCCCCAGTGGTGGATGTGAATAACAATCCCGCGAACCCAGTGATTAATGTGCGTGCCTTTGGCGAGGAGCCAGACATTGTGAGTGCTCTGGCAACCGCTTTCATCCAAGGGGCGCGTACCCATCCAGTGCTAACAACGGCAAAACATTTTCCCGGCCATGGGGATACGGCAACGGATTCCCATTTAGAGCTACCCGTGCTGCCCCACGATCGCGATCGCCTGCAAGCCATTGAATGGCCGCCCTTTACTGCTGCCATTGCTGCAGGGGTGGATGCCGTCATGAGTGCCCATGTCCACCTACCTGCCTTGGATGCCGAGCGGCCCGCCACCCTGTCTCCCCCAATTCTCACGGGAATTTTGCGCCAAGAGATGGGGTTCAGGGGGCTAATTGTCACCGATGCCCTCGTCATGGGGGCGATCGCCAACGCCTACGGTACCGCCGAAGCCGCCGTCAAAGCCGTAGAAGCCGGTGCCGATATTTTGCTCATGCCCGCAGATCCCCCAGCAGCGATTGAAGCAGTGGTTGCTGCCGTTGAGTCAGGGCGGATTCCTTCTGAACGCATTCAGGCTGCCGTAGCCCGCATCCAAGCTGCCAAGGATCGCCTTCAGCCCTTGGCATTGCAGTTGGACTATTTCCAAACCACACCAGCAGTTGAGGTGGCCACCACTATTGCCCAAGAGAGTCTTGAGCGTGCCGGCCCCGCCTTGCCAGCAGTGACCTCTGGGGTCAATTGTCTGATTGTGGATGATGCCCTCCAGGCGAGTTTTTTAAGCCGTACCTCTCCAGCCCTCACCCTACCTCCCACTTGGGGATTTAGCCAACGACTGGTGATTGATCAGCAAACACCCCTGACGATGATTGAGGCCTTGCCCAAGGCGCCGACCTTAGTGCAGGTGTTTAGTCGCGGCAATCCTTTCCGCGGCAAAGCGGGTTTAAGTGCGCCAGCGATCGCCACCCTGGAACAACTGCAAACCCAAAATCAACTGGCGGGTCTGGTGGTCTATGGTAGTCCCTATGCCTACCGGGAGATAACCCAGTGGCTTCACCTCGAGGTGCCCCGCGTCTTTAGCTATGGACACTACAGCATTGCCCAAGGTCTGGCGCTGGCATACTTACTAAAGGTTTCTTGA
- the sat gene encoding sulfate adenylyltransferase yields MSPSATVQTKDAIAPHGGILVNRILSPEQKQAWLARADQLPRVTLDERAVSDLELIAIGGFSPLTGFMGQADYERVVEEMYLTNGLPWSIPITLSVSAEVAAPLEIGQTIRLDNAAGQFLGVLELTEKYTYDKRREARCVYRTEEDKHPGVKVLYQQGDVNLAGPIWLLERHPHPQFPNYCIDPVDSRALFREKGWRTIVGFQTRNPIHRAHEYIQKCALEIVDGLFLHPLVGATKEDDIPADVRMRCYEIMLEHYFPKDRVILAINPAAMRYAGPREAIFHALVRKNYGCTHFIVGRDHAGVGDYYGTYDAQHIFDEFDPAALGIIPLKFEHAFYCTRTQSMATSKTSPSKPEERIHLSGTKVREMLRRGELPPPEFSRPEVAAELARAMRQPQPTP; encoded by the coding sequence TTGAGTCCATCAGCAACGGTACAAACAAAGGACGCGATCGCCCCCCACGGCGGTATCCTTGTCAATCGTATTCTGTCCCCCGAACAAAAACAGGCTTGGCTGGCTCGCGCCGATCAATTGCCCCGCGTGACCCTCGATGAGCGCGCTGTCTCTGACTTGGAACTCATTGCCATTGGTGGCTTTAGCCCTCTGACGGGATTTATGGGACAGGCCGACTATGAGCGAGTTGTCGAAGAAATGTATCTGACCAATGGGTTGCCTTGGTCAATTCCCATTACCCTCTCTGTCAGTGCTGAGGTGGCGGCTCCCTTAGAAATTGGCCAAACCATTCGCCTAGATAACGCAGCGGGTCAGTTTTTGGGAGTTCTTGAACTCACCGAAAAATATACCTATGACAAACGCCGTGAGGCTCGCTGTGTCTATCGCACCGAAGAGGACAAACACCCCGGCGTCAAGGTGCTCTATCAACAGGGGGACGTCAACCTTGCAGGCCCCATTTGGCTCCTAGAGCGACATCCCCATCCCCAATTTCCCAACTACTGCATTGATCCAGTGGATTCCCGTGCCCTTTTCCGCGAAAAAGGTTGGCGGACGATCGTTGGTTTTCAGACCCGCAACCCGATCCACCGTGCCCATGAATATATCCAAAAATGTGCCCTGGAAATCGTTGATGGCCTCTTTTTGCATCCCCTCGTGGGCGCCACCAAAGAGGATGATATTCCCGCCGATGTGCGGATGCGCTGCTATGAAATTATGTTGGAGCACTACTTCCCCAAGGATCGAGTGATTCTAGCGATCAATCCGGCAGCCATGCGCTATGCAGGGCCACGGGAGGCGATCTTCCATGCCCTCGTCCGCAAAAACTATGGCTGTACCCATTTCATTGTGGGTCGGGATCACGCTGGCGTGGGAGACTACTACGGCACCTACGATGCCCAACATATCTTTGATGAATTTGATCCAGCGGCCTTGGGCATTATTCCCTTGAAGTTTGAGCATGCCTTCTACTGCACCCGCACTCAGTCGATGGCCACCAGTAAAACGAGTCCCAGCAAACCTGAAGAGCGCATTCACCTCTCAGGGACTAAGGTACGGGAAATGCTGCGCCGAGGCGAATTGCCGCCTCCAGAGTTTTCGCGGCCAGAAGTCGCAGCAGAACTGGCCCGCGCCATGCGACAACCGCAACCCACGCCATAG
- a CDS encoding alpha/beta fold hydrolase: MNGYRRQRVEPYRYGIQREWCWRGWQSRYSFWRPAFAGQRGSPVILLHGFGASLRHWRYNLQSLGNYQPTYALDLMGLGAAEKPIADYGAEFWAAQVHAFWQGMVEQPAVIVGNSIGALIALTCAYRYPQMAAGVVMLSLPDPALREEVIPRAIAPLVKAVEQVFTAPWLLRALFYTVRRPAIVKRWAQLAYANPRCVDDELLDILLTPAYDCQSDRAFVQIIRAMSRTDFGPSAKTMLKTVAQPLLLIWGKQDRFIPPILSRQFQQVQPTLEVVELDHSGHCPHDEQPDRVNGLLLDWLRRHDLLRG; this comes from the coding sequence ATGAATGGGTACAGGAGACAACGGGTGGAGCCCTATCGCTATGGCATCCAGCGGGAGTGGTGCTGGCGGGGCTGGCAGAGTCGCTATAGCTTCTGGCGACCGGCTTTCGCGGGGCAAAGGGGCTCTCCCGTGATCTTGCTGCACGGCTTTGGTGCATCTCTACGGCATTGGCGCTACAACTTGCAGTCTTTAGGAAACTACCAGCCAACCTATGCCCTCGATCTCATGGGGTTGGGGGCAGCAGAAAAGCCCATTGCTGACTATGGTGCTGAATTTTGGGCGGCTCAGGTTCATGCCTTTTGGCAAGGAATGGTTGAGCAACCAGCGGTAATTGTTGGCAACTCCATTGGGGCCTTAATTGCTCTCACCTGTGCCTACCGCTACCCGCAGATGGCGGCGGGGGTGGTGATGCTAAGTTTGCCGGATCCAGCGCTGCGCGAAGAGGTGATTCCCAGGGCGATCGCCCCCCTTGTGAAGGCAGTTGAGCAGGTCTTTACCGCTCCCTGGCTGCTGCGGGCACTGTTTTACACGGTTCGCCGCCCCGCCATTGTCAAGCGCTGGGCCCAACTGGCCTACGCCAATCCCCGCTGTGTGGATGATGAACTATTAGATATTCTGCTTACCCCCGCCTATGACTGCCAGAGCGATCGCGCCTTTGTGCAAATTATTCGCGCTATGAGCCGCACAGACTTTGGACCCAGTGCCAAAACGATGCTCAAGACTGTGGCCCAACCCCTATTGCTGATCTGGGGCAAACAGGATCGCTTCATCCCGCCAATACTGAGCCGCCAGTTTCAACAGGTCCAGCCAACACTAGAAGTGGTGGAGCTAGATCACAGCGGCCACTGCCCCCACGATGAACAGCCCGATCGCGTCAATGGCCTACTTTTGGATTGGTTGCGCCGCCACGACCTTTTGAGGGGTTGA
- a CDS encoding sodium/glutamate symporter, whose product MFRLITVFWAFIFMGVLLLLGRIVRQRWALMRSLYMPSSVIAGLLGLILGPTVLGAIASHIAPDSGLVNGLFAEDIREVWQQSPSIFINIVFACLFLGEIIPSPREIWQKASPQVAFGQILAWGQYVVGLLLTWLVLTPVFGMDPLAGALIEITFEGGHGTAAGMADTFRELNFSAGADMALGLATVGLVSGVVFGVALINWARRTGRLQIQPLADFKAQENPDPHPHDDAETRQRRQQLLRELLIDPLSLNFCFVGLAILVGWVILEALRLLERVTWGHTGLKLMAYVPLFPLALIGGIIVQLILTRWRKQYLISRPLISHIGGVALDVTIITALATLSLTAIGENLIPFILLSLGGIGWNLFVMLYLAPRILPMFWFERGIGDMGQSMGVTSTGLLLIRIVDPHNQSGALESFAYKQILFEPIVGGGLFTAAAPILIRNFGVAPVLGLTSGLLLLWLWFGFWNYGQIRRSLVQN is encoded by the coding sequence ATGTTTAGGCTGATAACAGTTTTTTGGGCGTTTATTTTCATGGGTGTTTTGCTGCTGTTGGGGCGAATTGTGCGGCAGCGTTGGGCACTCATGAGATCCCTTTATATGCCCAGTTCAGTGATTGCGGGCCTCTTGGGACTCATCCTTGGCCCTACGGTACTGGGGGCGATCGCCAGCCACATTGCCCCCGACTCGGGTTTGGTCAATGGCCTTTTTGCCGAAGATATCCGTGAAGTTTGGCAACAGTCCCCGAGTATTTTCATCAACATTGTTTTCGCCTGTCTATTTTTAGGGGAGATCATCCCTAGCCCTCGGGAAATTTGGCAGAAAGCCTCACCGCAGGTCGCCTTTGGTCAGATTCTGGCTTGGGGGCAATATGTTGTGGGTTTGCTGCTGACTTGGCTGGTTCTCACGCCCGTATTTGGCATGGATCCGCTTGCTGGTGCCCTGATTGAGATCACCTTTGAGGGGGGGCATGGAACTGCCGCTGGGATGGCCGATACCTTTAGGGAGTTAAACTTTAGCGCTGGTGCTGATATGGCCTTGGGCTTGGCGACGGTGGGTTTGGTCTCTGGGGTGGTTTTTGGGGTGGCACTGATTAACTGGGCACGGCGCACAGGACGGCTCCAGATTCAACCCTTGGCAGACTTCAAAGCGCAGGAGAATCCAGACCCCCATCCCCACGATGACGCAGAAACACGGCAGCGGCGCCAACAACTGCTGCGGGAGTTACTCATTGATCCTTTGTCATTAAATTTCTGTTTTGTCGGCTTGGCGATTCTTGTGGGCTGGGTGATTCTCGAAGCCCTGCGGCTCTTAGAGCGTGTCACCTGGGGACACACGGGTTTGAAGCTCATGGCCTATGTGCCCCTATTTCCCTTGGCTCTCATCGGTGGCATTATTGTGCAGTTAATCTTGACCCGTTGGCGCAAACAGTACCTAATTAGCCGGCCACTGATTAGCCACATTGGCGGTGTGGCTTTGGATGTGACGATTATTACCGCCTTGGCCACCCTCTCTTTAACCGCCATTGGTGAAAATCTCATTCCCTTTATCCTCTTGAGTTTGGGGGGAATTGGTTGGAATCTCTTTGTCATGCTCTATTTAGCGCCGCGAATTTTGCCCATGTTCTGGTTTGAGCGCGGGATTGGTGACATGGGGCAATCGATGGGGGTGACATCTACTGGATTATTGCTGATTCGTATAGTAGACCCCCACAATCAATCGGGGGCACTGGAAAGTTTCGCCTACAAGCAAATTCTCTTTGAGCCAATTGTCGGGGGTGGGTTGTTTACTGCTGCAGCACCGATTTTGATCCGCAATTTTGGCGTGGCACCGGTGCTGGGACTGACAAGTGGCCTATTGCTGTTGTGGCTGTGGTTTGGTTTTTGGAACTATGGCCAAATCCGGCGATCGCTGGTGCAAAATTGA